In Chryseobacterium salivictor, the DNA window TCATTCGGAATTTCTTCGGTTACTCCCAAATCACGGGCAGTCTGTATAACACTTTTCACACCGGTCATTTCTATCAACCGAACCGCTACGGGGTTTTTAGAATGCGCAAGTGCATCTCTTAAAGTTAGATTTCCGCCTGAACCCTGCACTTTCCAACTTCCTTTGACATAAGTCGCATTAGAAACGGTAGAACAAGGCGTCATTCCTAATTTCATAATTGCGGTGGCATAAACAAACGGTTTAAAGGTTGACCCTACCTGTCTTTTACCTTGTTTTATGTGGTCGTACTGAAAATGCTCCCAGTTGATTCCTCCTACCCAGGCTTTTATCTCACCTGTTGCGGGAACCATCGACATCAATCCTGCCTGTGCAATTTGTTTATGATACCGGATAGAATCCCACGGCGACATTTCTACTTCTTCTTCACCAGCCCAAGTAAATCTCGAAGTTTTGATCGGTTTTTTAAAATCGAGCATAATTGAATCTTCCGGCACACCAGCATTTTTCAATTGCTTGTATCTTCCAGTCCGCTTCATCGCACTGAGCATGATGGAGCTGATCTGACTATCATTAATTAAATAAAAAGGTCTTTGTTTTCTGCCTCTCTGTTCGGCATCAAATCTACTTTGCAGATCGGTTAAATGTTCTTTAATCGCCTCTTCAGCATAGGTTTGCATTTTCGAATCCAGCGTGGTGTAAATTTTCAGACCATCTTTAAATAAATTTAAAGTTTTGCCGGTATTCTTTTCATAATCTTTTATATAGCTCTCGATTTCTTTTCTCAGATAATACTTGTAGTAAGCCGAATAGCCTTCATCAATAGATTTAACGGGATGAAAGTCAACATCGATAGGCGTTGCCACCGCTTTTTCATAGGTTGACTGATCGAGATAACCCGTTTTCAACATCTGATCAAGCACCACATCTCTTCTGCGTTTTGCTCTTTCCGGATTCCGCATAGGATTATTTGCAACCGGTGCTTCAAGCATTGCTACAAACATGGCAGCTTCCGGCAAAGTGAGTTGACTTGCTTTTTTATTAAAATAAATTCGGGACGCCATTTCGATTCCGTTGGCGTTATTTACAAAATCAAATTTGTTGAAATAAAGGGTGATGATTTCTTCTTTGGTATAGCGCTTTTCTAAACTTACGGCAACGACCCACTCCTTTAACTTCTGAAAAGATCTTTGTACACTGTTTTGCGACGCTGCTCCTGTAAACAACAGCTTTGCCAACTGCTGGGTAATGGTAGAACCACCACCGCGTTTTCCGCCAAAGGCAACTGCACGCGCAACTGACTGCAGATCAATCCCGGAGTGCTCTTTAAACCGTTCATCTTCTTTTGCCTGCAAGGCATAAATTAAAAAGGGTGGCAATTCCTTATAAGTAATCGGTTGCGTTTTTTCTTTTTCAAACTTGCCCAACATCTGCCCATCTGAAGAATAAATTTCAGATGCCACATAAATATCCGGATTTTCAAGTTCTTTTACATCGGGCATGTCACCAAGAAAACCTTGCGACACGGCAAAAAATATTCCT includes these proteins:
- a CDS encoding penicillin-binding protein 1A, translated to MENTQNKGSKPQQKFPLPPKKAKNTGWKKWVKFVWTALILLIVGIAGIFFAVSQGFLGDMPDVKELENPDIYVASEIYSSDGQMLGKFEKEKTQPITYKELPPFLIYALQAKEDERFKEHSGIDLQSVARAVAFGGKRGGGSTITQQLAKLLFTGAASQNSVQRSFQKLKEWVVAVSLEKRYTKEEIITLYFNKFDFVNNANGIEMASRIYFNKKASQLTLPEAAMFVAMLEAPVANNPMRNPERAKRRRDVVLDQMLKTGYLDQSTYEKAVATPIDVDFHPVKSIDEGYSAYYKYYLRKEIESYIKDYEKNTGKTLNLFKDGLKIYTTLDSKMQTYAEEAIKEHLTDLQSRFDAEQRGRKQRPFYLINDSQISSIMLSAMKRTGRYKQLKNAGVPEDSIMLDFKKPIKTSRFTWAGEEEVEMSPWDSIRYHKQIAQAGLMSMVPATGEIKAWVGGINWEHFQYDHIKQGKRQVGSTFKPFVYATAIMKLGMTPCSTVSNATYVKGSWKVQGSGGNLTLRDALAHSKNPVAVRLIEMTGVKSVIQTARDLGVTEEIPNEYAVALGSSDITIYEMLGAYSTFANYGNYIKPEMIWRIEDANGRVIKEVKPVSREVMNELYAYTMIDLMKGVTEFGTASGELARRGVPKGIEIAGKTGTTQNNSDGWFMGITPNLATGVWVGWEDRATHFRGTGEGQGAKMALPIWAIYMKKVWADKELGISPEDKFVKPSNWTGNCGDLNGLGGYGDDGGLQTIDEIKNPKQEEPINPVKKPSARKEDNVNENINTGDDIDFNK